From one Lysinibacillus sp. G4S2 genomic stretch:
- the pstC gene encoding phosphate ABC transporter permease subunit PstC — MVSQKENKTTSVQQLIANSRNHKTKKIVEKAMPALLFSAALISILTTFGIVFTLIFETFEFFKRVSITDFLFGTEWLPFSGNEPLFGILPLIAGTLKVTLIAVVVAVPFGIASAIYLSEYASEKVRRIVKPILEILAGVPTIVYGFFALTFVTPLLQQIIPELKLFNALSPGIVVGIMILPMITSLSEDAMSSVPNSMREGALALGATKFEVAVKVVLPAALSGIIASVVLAISRAIGETMIVSLAGGATPKFDLNVTDSIQTMTAYIVQVATGDAGYGTTIYYSIYSVGFTLFIFTLVMNLLAHYISKRFREVY, encoded by the coding sequence ATGGTTTCTCAAAAAGAAAACAAAACAACATCTGTGCAGCAATTAATTGCAAATTCGCGCAATCATAAAACAAAGAAAATAGTGGAAAAAGCAATGCCAGCTCTATTATTTTCTGCAGCTCTTATCTCAATCTTGACGACATTTGGCATTGTTTTCACCCTTATTTTTGAAACGTTTGAATTTTTCAAACGTGTTTCGATTACGGATTTCCTCTTTGGTACAGAGTGGTTACCGTTTTCAGGGAATGAACCATTATTTGGGATTTTACCATTAATCGCAGGAACATTGAAAGTCACACTTATTGCTGTTGTCGTTGCGGTACCATTTGGGATTGCTTCAGCAATATATTTAAGTGAGTATGCAAGCGAAAAAGTAAGACGAATTGTTAAGCCTATTTTAGAGATATTAGCAGGTGTGCCAACAATCGTTTATGGCTTCTTTGCATTAACGTTCGTAACACCGTTGTTACAGCAAATTATTCCAGAATTAAAACTTTTTAATGCACTTAGTCCAGGTATTGTTGTGGGTATTATGATTTTACCAATGATTACGTCACTTTCCGAGGATGCGATGTCATCTGTTCCAAATAGTATGCGTGAGGGAGCTCTAGCTCTTGGCGCAACAAAGTTTGAAGTTGCTGTAAAAGTAGTATTACCAGCCGCATTATCAGGCATTATCGCTTCAGTTGTTCTCGCTATTTCCCGGGCAATTGGAGAAACGATGATCGTATCACTGGCAGGTGGTGCTACACCTAAATTCGATTTAAATGTAACAGACTCGATTCAAACGATGACTGCGTATATCGTACAAGTTGCAACGGGCGATGCTGGTTATGGTACGACAATCTATTATTCTATTTATTCAGTTGGATTCACATTATTTATCTTTACTTTAGTGATGAATTTACTCGCTCATTATATTTCGAAACGCTTCAGGGAGGTTTACTAG
- a CDS encoding PstS family phosphate ABC transporter substrate-binding protein, giving the protein MKKWKYLTMTAVMGSALMLGACGSDSAQKGNNAETSAPASSGKDAADEKLQGSVAGDGSSTVAPIIEAVVEEYAGTQPDVKVSVGVSGTGGGFEKFIAGETDFSNASRPVKDEEKAKLDKAGIAFTELPVAYDGLSVVVNPENDWAKDLTVEQLKKIWVEDGKEKKWSDIDPSWPDEKIVYYSPGTDSGTYDYFDEVILDGADLAKTATLSEDDNMLVQGVAGDKNAIGFFGYAYYLENKDKLSVVKVNGVEPTNETIKDGKYTPLSRPLFTYVKNSAMKDNAAAYDFIKFTLENAGDMAEAVGYVPLPEDKYAEALKTLEGLK; this is encoded by the coding sequence ATGAAAAAGTGGAAGTACTTAACGATGACTGCGGTAATGGGTTCAGCATTAATGCTTGGTGCATGTGGTAGCGACTCAGCGCAAAAGGGTAACAATGCAGAAACAAGCGCACCAGCGAGCTCAGGAAAAGATGCTGCTGACGAAAAACTGCAAGGGTCTGTAGCTGGAGATGGTTCATCAACAGTAGCACCAATTATTGAAGCAGTTGTTGAAGAGTATGCAGGGACTCAACCAGATGTCAAAGTATCGGTAGGTGTTTCTGGTACTGGTGGTGGTTTTGAAAAATTCATCGCAGGTGAGACAGACTTTTCTAATGCATCTCGTCCAGTAAAAGATGAAGAGAAAGCAAAACTAGACAAAGCAGGAATTGCTTTTACAGAGCTTCCTGTAGCATATGACGGTTTATCAGTAGTCGTGAATCCTGAAAACGATTGGGCGAAGGATTTAACAGTTGAACAATTAAAGAAAATTTGGGTTGAAGATGGTAAAGAGAAAAAATGGTCTGATATCGACCCATCTTGGCCAGATGAAAAAATCGTGTATTACTCACCAGGTACTGACTCAGGTACGTACGATTACTTTGATGAAGTGATTTTAGACGGTGCTGATCTAGCAAAAACAGCAACATTATCAGAGGATGATAATATGCTAGTTCAAGGTGTAGCGGGTGACAAAAACGCAATTGGCTTCTTCGGTTACGCTTACTACCTAGAAAATAAAGATAAATTAAGTGTTGTAAAAGTAAATGGTGTTGAACCAACTAATGAAACAATCAAAGATGGTAAATATACGCCACTTTCACGCCCATTATTTACTTATGTAAAAAATAGTGCGATGAAAGATAACGCAGCAGCGTATGATTTCATCAAATTTACTCTAGAAAATGCGGGAGATATGGCAGAAGCAGTTGGCTATGTCCCTCTACCTGAAGATAAATATGCTGAAGCTTTAAAAACTTTAGAAGGCTTAAAATAA
- a CDS encoding penicillin-binding protein 2: MRKVPGKNRATSVKAKHHSNLTFRMNVLFFAIFILFSMLIFRLGYMQIVKGEDYVRVLERTEEVPVNTSVPRGRMYDRNGRILVDNQPENAITYTKMQSTTTEDMLKIAEKLAQLIEQPTDRVTLRDKQDFWILKNHDAAYKKVTEAEKKKIGAQENITTSQTNAQIDKLVRERITHEEIKQLTEADLEVLAIYREMVSGYNLSPQIIKSENVTADEFARVSERLTELPGVNTTTDWKRVKLSSLGILGRTTVPTKGIPKENLNYYLARDYSRNDRVGESYIEAQYEELLQGQKAVVKNITNKKGQVVDTVTTYEGEPGKDLVLSLDSELQAETEKIVEEELLKLKARSGSHLLDRAFLVMMNPNTGDILANVGKKIEKNPETGKNEVVDYSYGTFTTAYESGSSVKAATLLTGYKLGAIETSTVLGDEPIKLAGTDFKRSIFNQSGYISMDGLRALEQSSNVYMFKTALLINGTPYSYGMPLRLNEDTFPKMRNSYAQFGLGVNTGIDLPNEFSGVQGPSGPTYGGKALDLAIGQYDTYTPLQLAQYISTIANGGYRIQPHVVKEVREPSKDGQQLGQLVTEIGPTILNQIDNTPEEINYVKQGLRRVYTGAKGTARHQFANAPYTAAGKTGTAEVVYYGPLKQYYGTNTINLTHVGFAPYENPEIAYAVVIPWATTNLNQHLTNNNDIARRSVDKYYELKAKYEAEKVTESNVKQPILPAITKEKIGEDEQK; encoded by the coding sequence ATGCGCAAAGTACCTGGGAAAAATCGCGCGACGAGTGTTAAAGCAAAACATCACTCTAATTTAACATTTCGTATGAATGTCCTTTTCTTTGCAATATTTATCTTATTTTCGATGTTAATTTTCAGGCTTGGCTATATGCAAATCGTAAAAGGGGAAGATTATGTACGTGTTTTAGAGCGTACAGAAGAAGTACCTGTCAATACAAGTGTGCCAAGGGGAAGAATGTATGATCGTAACGGACGTATTTTAGTGGATAACCAACCAGAAAATGCGATTACATATACGAAAATGCAGTCAACAACAACGGAAGATATGTTGAAAATAGCTGAAAAGCTGGCACAATTGATTGAACAGCCAACAGACCGTGTCACTTTACGTGATAAACAGGATTTTTGGATTTTAAAAAATCATGACGCTGCCTATAAAAAGGTAACAGAGGCAGAGAAAAAGAAAATTGGAGCACAAGAAAATATTACGACAAGTCAAACCAATGCACAGATTGATAAGCTTGTACGTGAACGAATTACACACGAAGAAATAAAGCAATTGACAGAGGCTGATTTAGAAGTATTAGCAATCTATCGAGAGATGGTATCAGGCTATAACTTATCACCGCAAATTATTAAGAGTGAAAATGTTACTGCCGACGAATTTGCACGTGTTTCTGAGCGTTTAACTGAATTACCAGGTGTCAACACAACGACAGACTGGAAGCGTGTGAAATTATCATCACTTGGTATTTTAGGACGCACAACCGTACCAACAAAAGGTATTCCAAAAGAAAACCTGAATTATTATTTAGCTCGTGATTATTCACGAAATGATCGTGTTGGTGAAAGTTATATTGAAGCGCAATATGAAGAATTACTACAAGGACAAAAAGCAGTTGTAAAAAATATTACGAATAAAAAAGGGCAAGTAGTTGACACCGTTACGACATATGAAGGTGAGCCTGGTAAAGATTTAGTCTTATCACTAGATAGTGAGTTACAGGCTGAAACAGAAAAAATTGTCGAGGAAGAATTGCTTAAATTAAAAGCACGTTCTGGCTCACATTTATTAGATCGTGCCTTTTTAGTAATGATGAACCCAAATACAGGTGATATTTTAGCAAATGTTGGTAAGAAGATTGAAAAAAATCCTGAAACAGGGAAAAATGAAGTCGTTGATTATTCGTATGGTACATTTACAACAGCTTATGAGTCGGGTTCTTCAGTTAAAGCAGCAACATTACTAACTGGATATAAATTAGGAGCCATTGAAACAAGCACTGTACTAGGAGATGAACCAATCAAGTTAGCGGGTACTGATTTTAAAAGATCAATTTTTAATCAGTCAGGCTATATATCAATGGATGGTTTAAGAGCGCTAGAACAATCTTCTAACGTTTATATGTTTAAAACAGCTTTACTTATTAACGGAACACCATATAGCTATGGGATGCCTCTACGTTTAAATGAAGATACATTCCCGAAAATGCGTAATTCTTATGCCCAATTTGGATTAGGTGTAAATACAGGGATTGATTTACCAAATGAATTTAGCGGCGTGCAAGGTCCTTCTGGTCCAACCTATGGGGGTAAAGCACTCGACTTAGCGATTGGACAATATGATACGTATACACCATTACAATTGGCACAGTATATCTCGACAATCGCCAATGGTGGCTATCGTATTCAGCCACATGTTGTGAAAGAGGTACGTGAGCCATCAAAAGATGGGCAACAGTTAGGACAATTAGTAACTGAAATAGGACCAACTATTTTAAATCAAATTGATAATACACCAGAAGAAATCAACTATGTGAAACAAGGGCTACGTCGTGTCTATACGGGTGCCAAAGGTACAGCTAGACATCAATTTGCCAATGCACCATATACTGCAGCAGGTAAAACAGGGACAGCTGAGGTAGTTTATTATGGACCTTTAAAACAGTATTACGGTACAAATACGATTAACTTAACCCATGTCGGCTTTGCACCATATGAAAATCCTGAAATTGCCTATGCAGTAGTGATTCCATGGGCAACAACAAACTTAAATCAACATTTAACTAATAATAACGATATTGCAAGACGTTCTGTCGATAAATATTATGAGTTAAAAGCAAAATATGAAGCTGAGAAAGTGACAGAGAGTAATGTAAAACAACCAATTTTACCAGCAATCACAAAAGAAAAAATTGGTGAAGATGAGCAAAAATAA
- a CDS encoding superoxide dismutase, which translates to MAYELPQLTYAYDALEPHIDAKTMEIHHSKHHNTYVTNLNAAVEGTEFAEKDINDLIANLDALPADKQTAVRNNGGGHANHTLFWELIAPGGSNTPVGEVAKAIDAKFGSFDAFKEEFAKAATTRFGSGWAWLIVDGDSVAVTSTPNQDSPVMEGKTPVLGLDVWEHAYYLNYQNRRPDYIGAFWNVVNWDVVEAKFQAAK; encoded by the coding sequence ATGGCTTATGAATTACCACAATTAACTTACGCTTACGACGCATTAGAACCACATATCGATGCAAAAACAATGGAAATTCACCATTCAAAACACCACAATACTTATGTAACAAACTTAAATGCAGCAGTAGAAGGCACTGAATTTGCTGAAAAAGACATTAACGATCTTATTGCAAACCTTGATGCTCTTCCAGCTGACAAACAAACTGCTGTACGTAACAACGGTGGTGGACATGCTAACCATACATTATTCTGGGAATTAATCGCTCCAGGCGGTTCAAATACTCCAGTTGGCGAAGTTGCAAAAGCAATCGATGCTAAATTCGGTTCTTTCGATGCTTTCAAAGAAGAATTTGCAAAAGCTGCTACAACTCGCTTCGGTTCAGGTTGGGCTTGGTTAATCGTTGATGGTGACTCAGTTGCTGTTACATCTACTCCAAACCAAGACTCTCCAGTTATGGAAGGTAAAACGCCAGTCCTAGGTTTAGACGTTTGGGAGCATGCTTACTACTTAAACTACCAAAACCGTCGTCCAGATTACATCGGTGCATTCTGGAACGTAGTAAACTGGGATGTAGTGGAAGCTAAATTCCAAGCTGCAAAATAA
- a CDS encoding DUF456 domain-containing protein — MEVVGWILVIACFIVSFVGLVYPIIPGMLFILGGFIVYGLFFSFAELSWWFWAIEILFVVLLFGADTVANAFGIKKFGGSNAGMWGSTIGLLIGPFVIPVAGILFGPFLGAVIAELLVERRTLKEAVKSGVGSLVGFLTSTIAKAVIQIVMIIVFFIAI, encoded by the coding sequence ATGGAAGTTGTTGGCTGGATTTTAGTGATTGCCTGCTTTATCGTTTCATTTGTTGGATTAGTGTACCCGATAATTCCAGGTATGTTATTTATACTCGGTGGTTTTATAGTATATGGGTTATTTTTCTCATTTGCAGAGTTAAGCTGGTGGTTCTGGGCGATTGAAATTTTATTTGTTGTTTTGTTATTTGGTGCTGATACTGTGGCAAATGCCTTTGGTATTAAAAAATTCGGTGGCTCGAATGCTGGTATGTGGGGCAGTACCATTGGTTTATTGATTGGCCCATTTGTCATTCCGGTTGCAGGGATTTTATTTGGCCCATTTTTAGGAGCGGTGATTGCAGAGTTACTCGTAGAGCGCCGTACATTAAAAGAGGCTGTGAAAAGTGGTGTTGGTTCTCTAGTTGGCTTTTTAACATCAACAATAGCGAAGGCTGTCATTCAAATCGTCATGATTATTGTGTTCTTTATAGCGATATGA
- a CDS encoding Na/Pi cotransporter family protein gives MTIDWQNIMFQFLGGLGVFLFSIKFMGDGLQKSADDRLREWLNRFTTNPLMGVLVGIIVTICIQSSSATTVITVGLVSAGFLTLRQAIGVIMGANIGTTITAFIIGIDIGIYFYPLLALGAGLLFFFKKATYQHIGQIVFGFGGLFLGLELMSASMQSLHQLADFESLTLHLSNQPIVGIFLGTVFTLLVQSSTATVGVLQGLYAEQLIGLDSALPILFGENIGTTITAVLASLGASIYAKRAAMAHVLFNVIGTIIFMIFFTPFMQYVEWISGLFHLESKMQIAIAHGSFNVMNMLIQLPFIGGLTALVTKLVPGHDGNIDVTTKHLDPSFIDSSPAIALGQAKEEVLRMGEHALRGLEETFLYMKTGEAAHIPTVLQLEVALNHLDEEITDYLVMVSKQPLSRADSVRHHTLLTNVRDIERIGDHFENILELLQYKDHHEVSLSKSARQDLIGMFSLAIEAVRKSIEALDTASLSLAQEVTELESLIDDMEDKLRQKHIARLNTNECNGAAGIVYTDIVSNLERIGDHAVNIADSILGIRH, from the coding sequence TTGACAATAGATTGGCAAAACATAATGTTTCAATTTTTAGGCGGTTTAGGAGTCTTTTTATTTTCTATTAAATTTATGGGGGATGGGCTCCAAAAGTCGGCAGATGATCGACTGCGTGAATGGTTAAATCGCTTTACAACAAACCCTTTAATGGGCGTATTAGTAGGCATAATTGTGACGATTTGTATACAGTCGAGCTCTGCAACGACAGTGATTACGGTTGGGCTAGTGAGCGCAGGCTTTTTAACACTGCGTCAAGCAATCGGTGTCATTATGGGAGCTAATATTGGTACGACAATAACCGCATTTATAATTGGTATTGATATCGGCATTTATTTTTATCCGTTACTAGCGCTTGGTGCTGGGTTGTTATTTTTCTTTAAGAAAGCCACATATCAACATATCGGGCAAATAGTATTTGGCTTTGGGGGATTATTTTTAGGGCTGGAGCTTATGAGTGCAAGCATGCAGTCGCTTCATCAATTAGCTGACTTTGAATCATTAACGCTTCATCTAAGTAATCAGCCTATTGTAGGGATTTTTCTAGGGACAGTATTTACATTGCTTGTTCAAAGCTCAACAGCGACTGTCGGTGTGCTACAGGGCCTATATGCTGAGCAATTAATTGGCTTAGATAGTGCATTACCTATTTTGTTTGGCGAAAATATAGGCACAACCATTACAGCAGTGTTAGCTTCGCTCGGTGCGTCTATATATGCTAAGCGTGCAGCAATGGCACATGTACTATTTAATGTAATAGGTACTATTATTTTCATGATATTCTTTACACCATTTATGCAATATGTTGAGTGGATTAGTGGGCTATTCCATTTAGAATCGAAAATGCAAATAGCGATAGCGCATGGCTCGTTTAATGTGATGAATATGCTGATTCAGCTACCTTTTATTGGAGGATTGACTGCACTTGTCACGAAACTAGTTCCTGGACATGATGGAAATATTGATGTGACAACGAAGCATTTAGATCCATCCTTCATTGATTCCTCTCCAGCGATAGCACTTGGTCAAGCAAAGGAGGAAGTGTTACGCATGGGTGAGCATGCACTCCGTGGTCTAGAAGAAACATTTTTATATATGAAAACAGGAGAAGCTGCACACATTCCAACAGTGTTACAGTTAGAAGTAGCGCTCAATCATTTGGACGAGGAAATCACGGATTATTTAGTAATGGTGTCTAAGCAGCCACTTTCTCGTGCAGACTCAGTAAGACACCATACACTTTTAACAAATGTACGAGATATTGAACGTATAGGTGATCATTTTGAAAATATTTTAGAACTTTTACAGTATAAAGATCATCACGAGGTAAGTTTAAGTAAGTCAGCACGACAAGATTTAATAGGCATGTTTAGTTTAGCGATTGAAGCTGTTCGTAAGAGTATAGAGGCTTTAGATACGGCAAGTCTAAGCTTGGCACAGGAAGTAACTGAGCTCGAAAGCTTGATAGATGACATGGAAGATAAACTAAGACAAAAGCATATTGCTCGCTTAAATACAAATGAATGTAATGGAGCGGCAGGTATCGTCTATACGGATATCGTTAGCAATTTAGAGCGTATAGGTGATCATGCAGTGAATATAGCGGACTCCATATTAGGAATTCGACATTAA
- a CDS encoding DUF1189 family protein: MKHSQLFIDSLIHPKKLAAYRLLPIGKVIQYTFLLITVVTVFSFGRFTAGLSIDTFDMNSLDGITEYIEDIKWLLYPATFIMLFVFTTMLIFVQIALYALAGLFILKVMKRRGEYRHIWRTTTFAMTWAVLLSMLSDYLPINSTIISVFSLLLTVTLLIVAFIKYPKQPIAK, encoded by the coding sequence ATGAAACACTCACAATTATTTATCGATAGCCTAATTCATCCAAAAAAACTCGCTGCCTATCGATTATTACCTATCGGAAAAGTTATTCAATATACCTTTCTTCTAATTACTGTTGTTACAGTTTTCTCTTTTGGTCGCTTTACGGCTGGTTTGTCTATTGATACATTCGATATGAATAGTTTAGATGGTATAACTGAATACATAGAAGACATTAAATGGTTATTGTATCCAGCAACATTCATCATGCTTTTTGTTTTTACAACGATGCTTATTTTTGTACAAATTGCTCTCTATGCATTGGCAGGTCTATTTATTTTAAAAGTCATGAAGCGTCGTGGTGAATACCGTCATATTTGGCGTACTACAACATTTGCTATGACTTGGGCAGTCCTTTTAAGTATGTTATCAGATTATTTACCAATTAACAGTACAATAATCTCTGTTTTTTCTTTACTTTTAACGGTAACTCTATTAATTGTTGCCTTCATAAAATATCCAAAACAACCAATTGCAAAATAA
- the ispG gene encoding flavodoxin-dependent (E)-4-hydroxy-3-methylbut-2-enyl-diphosphate synthase has protein sequence MSEICHRTNTRPVRVGNLTIGGSNELFIQSMCTTKTHDVEATVAEILRLEEAGCQIVRVAVPDERAADAIAEIKKRINIPLVADIHFDYKLALKAIENGIDKVRINPGNIGRKEKVEAVVNAAKAKGIPIRIGVNAGSLERHILEKYGYPTADGMVESALHHIKILEDLDFHDIIVSMKASDVNLAIEAYEKASKAFNYPLHLGITESGTLFAGTVKSAAGLGAILSKGIGNTLRISLSADPVEEVKVARELLKSFGLASNMATLISCPTCGRIEIDLISIANEVEEYISKLSVPLKVAVLGCAVNGPGEAREADIGIAGARGEGLLFMKGKTVRKVPEETMVEELKKEIDKLAAEMAEKRAAEEAEKANA, from the coding sequence ATGAGTGAAATTTGTCACCGTACAAATACACGTCCTGTGCGTGTCGGTAACTTAACAATTGGTGGTAGTAATGAATTATTCATTCAAAGTATGTGTACAACAAAAACACATGATGTCGAAGCAACAGTAGCAGAAATTCTTCGTCTTGAGGAAGCGGGCTGTCAAATTGTTCGTGTCGCAGTACCAGATGAACGTGCAGCAGATGCGATTGCGGAAATTAAAAAACGTATCAATATTCCACTAGTAGCTGATATCCACTTTGACTATAAATTAGCATTAAAAGCAATTGAAAATGGTATCGATAAAGTTCGTATTAACCCTGGTAATATCGGGCGTAAGGAAAAAGTAGAAGCAGTAGTTAATGCTGCTAAGGCTAAAGGTATTCCAATCCGTATCGGGGTAAACGCTGGTTCATTAGAGCGTCATATTTTAGAAAAATATGGTTACCCTACTGCAGACGGTATGGTAGAATCTGCCCTTCACCATATTAAAATTTTAGAAGACTTGGACTTCCACGATATTATCGTATCCATGAAGGCATCAGACGTAAATCTAGCGATTGAAGCGTACGAGAAAGCGTCTAAAGCCTTTAATTACCCTCTACACTTAGGGATTACTGAATCAGGTACATTATTTGCTGGTACTGTAAAATCAGCAGCTGGCCTTGGTGCAATCCTTTCTAAAGGTATTGGTAATACGTTACGTATTTCTCTATCTGCTGACCCAGTAGAAGAAGTTAAAGTAGCACGTGAGCTATTAAAATCATTCGGTCTTGCTTCTAATATGGCAACACTTATTTCATGCCCAACATGTGGTCGTATCGAAATTGATTTAATTTCAATCGCCAATGAAGTAGAAGAATATATTTCTAAACTTAGTGTACCGTTAAAAGTAGCTGTTCTTGGTTGTGCGGTAAATGGCCCTGGTGAGGCACGTGAAGCAGATATTGGTATTGCTGGTGCACGTGGTGAAGGTTTACTATTTATGAAAGGCAAAACAGTTCGTAAAGTGCCTGAAGAAACAATGGTTGAAGAGCTGAAAAAAGAAATCGATAAATTAGCAGCTGAAATGGCAGAAAAACGCGCGGCTGAAGAAGCAGAAAAAGCGAACGCCTAA
- a CDS encoding YdcF family protein gives MKKVFKLITILLVAVLVFFLCLHLLIVSQGKDTAKENADYLIILGTRLSGDQPSSLLFERIKTAAAYLKENPNTIAIASGGQGQDEIVSEASVIKESLIQLGIDEQRIITESNSTRTLENFQYSMDYIDKDSTVVVVTNRFHLYRAESIAEDLGLNVTGLPAATPSEFRIKYYTREYLAIVKYYLEKIHILT, from the coding sequence ATGAAGAAGGTATTCAAGCTTATCACTATATTGCTCGTGGCAGTACTTGTTTTTTTTCTTTGCCTACACTTACTTATCGTGTCTCAAGGCAAAGATACTGCGAAAGAAAATGCAGATTACCTCATTATTTTAGGTACTCGTTTATCGGGGGATCAACCGTCTAGTCTGCTGTTCGAGCGCATCAAGACCGCAGCTGCCTACTTAAAAGAAAATCCAAATACAATTGCAATCGCTTCAGGTGGCCAGGGGCAGGACGAAATTGTGTCTGAAGCTTCTGTAATTAAAGAATCATTAATACAATTAGGTATTGATGAACAACGAATCATCACCGAATCCAATTCTACTCGCACTCTTGAAAACTTTCAGTATTCAATGGATTACATAGACAAAGATTCCACAGTTGTAGTTGTAACAAACCGATTCCATCTATATCGAGCCGAATCCATTGCTGAAGATTTAGGACTTAATGTTACCGGCTTACCAGCTGCAACACCATCTGAATTTCGTATTAAGTACTACACCAGAGAATATTTAGCTATCGTGAAGTATTATTTAGAAAAAATACATATCCTCACCTAG
- a CDS encoding MerR family transcriptional regulator, with protein MVGGVCIGTEKLKIGELAEKTSITKRTIDYYTNIGLLEAERSASNYRYYSPAMIERLHYIEQRKQEGLSLIDIQHELNITPFEEIDVQLLRIKMQDLEHDVTFLLEQMNKQDYKDIEKIKKNVSPESIALMQSLLLLIHN; from the coding sequence ATGGTTGGAGGTGTTTGTATTGGGACAGAGAAATTAAAAATTGGCGAGCTTGCAGAAAAAACGAGTATTACAAAAAGAACAATCGATTACTATACAAACATAGGTCTATTAGAAGCAGAACGTTCTGCATCAAATTATCGCTACTACTCCCCTGCAATGATTGAACGACTTCATTATATTGAGCAACGCAAACAGGAGGGTCTTTCACTCATAGACATACAACACGAACTTAACATCACTCCGTTCGAAGAAATCGATGTACAACTATTACGTATAAAAATGCAAGACCTAGAGCATGATGTAACTTTTTTACTTGAACAAATGAACAAACAAGACTATAAAGATATTGAAAAGATTAAAAAAAATGTTTCACCCGAAAGTATTGCACTTATGCAATCTTTACTTTTACTTATTCATAATTAG